In the Kitasatospora terrestris genome, one interval contains:
- a CDS encoding lysylphosphatidylglycerol synthase transmembrane domain-containing protein, with the protein MTGTAELNVDEGSGESATDGSAGHPQVEPPAVSLHKTPAGPVPEAGTGEDENVVAYDGPPDGVVPDDTGPDEEPTGEHLAVDEPLLPPRAHRPSDLIRFTAGVLGIIAVFVLAQVAVSTTTGIESDITANAKHIPSVLSTIAALVSSVAVLAVPLAFAVERLIKRDGLRVADGVLASVLAYGVSLGVDWWVAASAPDAIRNALTQFPPGGGDTLTDPVHGYLAPVIAYMTAVGMSSRPRWRVALWVVVILSGATELISGYTTPLSLILTVLIGWSVAYGTLYAIGSPNIRPTGKSLMIGLRKVGFTPSAAHTAPEAPGGTRRYLVTQQHGPLLDVHIIDREQQASGFFYRAWRRLRLRSVAVRRSPQSLRQALEQEALIAYAAAASGARAPQLVATSELGPDAAILVYENVAGRTLDELADEEITDEVMASFWESVGTLHERRIAHRRLTGESLLAVDEKTGCLVNLSGGDIAAGDLTLRIDVAQLLTTFALRVGPERAVAVANRVLGPTRVADSLPLLQPVGLSRQTRADLQKMTKERKAAAQALALEQVAAGVKTQQQAEEDIAVAGEDLLSRIRGQILQIAPEAPIAPAKLERLKPKTLIMVVALTFAAYLAVTTIRPDQFKVSEMNWAWASLALLASATSYVAASMSLTGFVPERLPFGRTVAAQVAGSFVKLVAPAAVGGIALNTRYLQKAGIRPVQAVASVGASQLAGLAGHLLLLFSFGLITGTQTNGDLGASRAVIIGVLSAAVLALVIAAVSPLRRFVVNRLRVLFFGVVPRMLDLMQTPSKLVTGFGGILLLTLSFTACLDASVQAFGGGAHVTFAAVAVVFLTANAAGSAIPTPGGIGPVEIALIAALTVAGVPATAATPAVFLYRLLTFWLPVAPGWIAYNVLQRKGAL; encoded by the coding sequence ATGACCGGGACGGCAGAATTGAACGTGGACGAGGGCTCCGGGGAGTCCGCGACCGACGGTTCTGCCGGGCACCCGCAGGTCGAGCCACCCGCCGTCTCACTGCACAAGACACCCGCCGGACCGGTTCCGGAGGCGGGCACGGGGGAGGACGAGAACGTGGTCGCGTACGACGGACCACCTGACGGGGTGGTCCCTGACGACACCGGACCGGACGAGGAGCCGACCGGCGAGCACCTGGCGGTCGACGAACCGCTGCTGCCGCCGCGGGCGCACCGCCCCTCGGACCTGATCCGGTTCACCGCCGGTGTGCTCGGCATCATCGCGGTGTTCGTCCTCGCACAGGTGGCGGTCTCCACCACCACCGGCATCGAGAGCGACATCACCGCCAACGCCAAGCACATCCCGAGCGTGCTCTCCACCATCGCCGCGCTGGTCTCCAGCGTGGCGGTGCTGGCGGTGCCGCTGGCGTTCGCGGTGGAGCGGCTGATCAAGCGGGACGGCCTGCGGGTCGCCGACGGCGTGCTCGCCTCGGTGCTGGCGTACGGCGTCTCGCTGGGCGTGGACTGGTGGGTGGCGGCGAGCGCCCCGGACGCGATCCGCAACGCGCTGACCCAGTTCCCCCCGGGCGGCGGGGACACCCTGACCGACCCGGTGCACGGCTACCTGGCGCCGGTGATCGCCTACATGACCGCGGTCGGGATGTCCTCCAGACCCCGCTGGCGGGTGGCGCTGTGGGTGGTGGTGATCCTCAGCGGCGCGACCGAGCTGATCAGCGGCTACACCACCCCGCTGTCGCTGATCCTCACCGTGCTGATCGGCTGGTCCGTGGCGTACGGCACGCTGTACGCGATCGGCTCGCCGAACATCCGGCCGACCGGCAAGAGCCTGATGATCGGCCTGCGCAAGGTCGGCTTCACGCCGTCCGCCGCCCACACCGCCCCGGAGGCGCCCGGCGGCACCCGCCGCTACCTGGTCACCCAGCAGCACGGCCCGCTGCTGGACGTCCACATCATCGACCGCGAGCAGCAGGCCTCCGGCTTCTTCTACCGCGCCTGGCGCCGCCTGCGGCTGCGCTCGGTGGCGGTCCGCCGCAGCCCCCAGTCGCTGCGCCAGGCCCTCGAACAGGAGGCCCTGATCGCGTACGCGGCCGCCGCCTCCGGGGCCCGGGCCCCGCAGCTGGTGGCCACCTCCGAGCTCGGCCCGGACGCCGCGATCCTGGTCTACGAGAACGTGGCCGGCCGCACCCTCGACGAGCTGGCGGACGAGGAGATCACCGACGAGGTGATGGCCTCGTTCTGGGAGTCGGTCGGCACCCTGCACGAGCGCCGGATCGCCCACCGCCGGCTGACCGGCGAGTCGCTGCTGGCGGTGGACGAGAAGACCGGCTGCCTGGTCAACCTCTCCGGCGGCGACATCGCGGCCGGCGACCTGACGCTGCGGATCGACGTGGCCCAGCTGCTCACCACCTTCGCGCTGCGGGTCGGCCCGGAGCGGGCGGTGGCGGTCGCCAACCGGGTGCTCGGCCCGACCCGGGTCGCGGACTCGCTGCCGCTGCTCCAGCCGGTCGGCCTGAGCCGGCAGACCCGTGCCGACCTGCAGAAGATGACCAAGGAGCGGAAAGCCGCCGCCCAGGCGCTGGCCCTGGAGCAGGTCGCGGCGGGGGTGAAGACCCAGCAGCAGGCGGAGGAGGACATCGCCGTCGCGGGCGAGGACCTGCTGAGCCGGATCCGCGGCCAGATCCTCCAGATCGCCCCGGAGGCGCCGATCGCCCCGGCCAAGCTGGAGCGGCTCAAGCCCAAGACGCTGATCATGGTGGTGGCGCTCACCTTCGCCGCCTACCTGGCGGTCACCACCATCCGGCCGGACCAGTTCAAGGTCTCCGAGATGAACTGGGCCTGGGCCTCGCTCGCCCTGCTCGCCTCCGCGACCAGCTACGTCGCCGCCTCGATGAGCCTGACCGGCTTCGTCCCGGAGCGGCTGCCGTTCGGCCGGACGGTGGCCGCGCAGGTGGCCGGCTCCTTCGTGAAGCTGGTCGCGCCCGCCGCGGTCGGCGGCATCGCGCTCAACACCCGCTACCTGCAGAAGGCCGGCATCCGGCCGGTGCAGGCGGTGGCCAGCGTCGGCGCCTCGCAGCTGGCCGGCCTGGCCGGGCACCTGCTGCTGCTGTTCTCCTTCGGCCTGATCACCGGCACCCAGACCAACGGCGACCTGGGCGCCTCCCGCGCGGTGATCATCGGCGTGCTGTCCGCCGCCGTGCTGGCGCTGGTGATCGCGGCGGTGTCGCCGCTGCGGCGCTTCGTGGTGAACCGGCTGCGGGTGCTGTTCTTCGGCGTGGTGCCGCGGATGCTCGACCTGATGCAGACCCCGTCCAAGCTGGTCACCGGCTTCGGCGGGATCCTGCTGCTGACGCTCTCCTTCACCGCCTGCCTGGACGCCTCGGTGCAGGCCTTCGGCGGCGGCGCGCACGTCACCTTCGCGGCCGTCGCGGTGGTCTTCCTGACCGCCAACGCGGCCGGCTCGGCGATCCCCACCCCGGGCGGCATCGGCCCGGTCGAGATCGCCCTGATCGCCGCCCTCACGGTGGCCGGCGTGCCCGCCACCGCCGCCACCCCGGCGGTCTTCCTCTACCGCCTGCTCACCTTCTGGCTTCCGGTGGCGCCCGGCTGGATCGCCTACAACGTGCTCCAGCGCAAGGGCGCGCTCTAG
- a CDS encoding MGMT family protein has product MTESTREDGPAGADDGAELPPFAEAVLDLTERIPPGRVMTYGDVAEYLGRGGPRQVGRVMALHGGAVPWWRVIRADGRPLPGHEHRALPEYRAEGTPLRTVGDSLRVDLRQARWDGR; this is encoded by the coding sequence ATGACCGAGAGTACGCGCGAGGACGGCCCCGCGGGCGCGGACGACGGCGCGGAGCTGCCGCCGTTCGCGGAGGCCGTGCTCGACCTCACCGAGCGGATCCCACCGGGCCGGGTGATGACCTACGGCGACGTCGCCGAGTACCTCGGCCGGGGCGGCCCGCGCCAGGTCGGCCGGGTGATGGCGCTCCACGGCGGCGCCGTGCCCTGGTGGCGGGTGATCCGCGCCGACGGCCGCCCGCTGCCCGGCCACGAGCACCGTGCCCTGCCCGAGTACCGTGCCGAGGGCACCCCGCTGCGCACGGTCGGCGACTCGCTCCGGGTCGACCTGCGACAGGCCCGCTGGGACGGGCGGTAG